In Pochonia chlamydosporia 170 chromosome 3, whole genome shotgun sequence, the following are encoded in one genomic region:
- a CDS encoding methyltransferase type 11 (similar to Metarhizium robertsii ARSEF 23 XP_007819495.1): MSRDMGSFRKDSKSPSVSNSAKSLQRALDPGLGIQFDQRASPAPDEVQGAEPIDIGKSLAQPPVIYPELDRYRDFQRPDYTFDRPEIDVPYRLATQDLPPPTPMSQLFSGGSSQVSAVSGSPSTKFSESPGPGPYSRDTTPTSMSSQSPGFATPSRAGVPHRSGRQHSMSTTRPPVTRRRAGSFPNEIETTIIDPHGLASVRESLTSSSSNSTVKDGDRATRKDKAKTRHLPPPPPSPPPRKSSQKFRKPKESSEDSKLSKSQGSEQRESPGQSKPRSPSRSDRSSPLQNGPPARPSRHNTPDMKSQLFSPVPVIQSNLISTIRTPEGRGNGPLISTSLPGSTTSLPHVRQNASASNLSLGHESFSTSSLSRSSLDKGPTTLSEPNLSAQPTQSSSRSSSRSRFPFFSRKKATSNTPKQDEHIEKKKLTRKGPVAGTGHEGYGRVGAVRRRSGSGSALPRSVTDPVSSYDSLTSADSFLTDRMNPVIISGGEVIENRNASAELSRSETNQSLPGRPSIESKVSSEGSSTSRNESKSGLRPSALPRDQTSSPRRPSDSSGSDEVGMESTLAFRRSVQRLRSSPDSPLRLPQPIKTTRHGSPSPLTSVDTSLLSDESQVDLPREVSQDTTGLHPAPKKLKKKPKSPRKWNLFSRSQSQPNTKKSQDSDQVQATVKAVDKRPVAFYTIMDNPEQDDSGPLDIQEVLRQADVYGQMPDREPDEYMYPSMNSSRYLVVDSPPQQSWQASSDTHSVTTIASSSAADVPSQTVTSDLTNSTRPIRLQQVGRIPQVIKQRTENPSPQSFSRPFRASLQLPAKTATEIYDPESIATGPTPPKSTTPVPELIGEGSTLESGTNMSSSRNSISKVSPEIGQSGREFLSFSPRKNSTGTIYTSSSSSGGANPFSTATAVIPRPEDPPAEDEIWDEYDDLLGDEATKGRQSATSSKGIPFHLETYQQRLAREKELDSPTVAVDSRKESTYSRAPTHSSSYSADMTERIRTAFQPKPSPTTLGPLVTQVAETGASSSTSVGQKETTGDRRNSSSSCHTTFSDCSSCSSNDGSPLAQVNLRVGSMTVSKWLTFGHVLFSDIRHDLAPVKTSLSRHSILVIDGLGNDDWSFYAAETYPATSFFNLSPRAPLPAELKNSPSGFPLSPANHHQVQYASHLDKFPFAPQSFDAVVYRFPTAASEAHYRNILSEARRVLRPDGYIELSILDSDLNNMGNRGRRTIRQLKERIQEKKPDTTFASTADLIVRLLGKTGFANIKAARVGVPVASSITRSSSHESKRSDKKKDPPSLAEMMSDNSPLADQNITKIVTRVGRWWYTRCYESAFGSGPNDSIWNDKALLSECEQAGTSLKLMVCCARAPERITSF, from the coding sequence ATGTCTAGAGACATGGGTTCTTTTCGCAAGGATTCGAAAAGTCCCAGCGTATCAAATTCCGCAAAGTCTTTGCAAAGAGCTTTGGATCCCGGACTTGGAATTCAGTTTGATCAAAGAGCGAGCCCAGCTCCTGACGAAGTACAGGGCGCGGAACCCATCGACATTGGAAAGTCTTTGGCACAACCACCAGTGATATACCCGGAGCTCGACCGCTATCGCGACTTTCAACGCCCAGACTATACGTTTGATCGACCTGAGATTGATGTCCCTTATCGTCTGGCAACACAGGATTTGcctccaccaacaccaatgtCACAACTCTTCTCCGGTGGGAGTAGTCAAGTTAGTGCCGTGAGTGGAAGCCCTTCAACCAAGTTTTCCGAGTCTCCAGGGCCTGGACCGTATAGTCGGGATACTACGCCAACGTCAATGTCATCTCAATCTCCAGGTTTTGCAACTCCAAGCCGAGCAGGAGTTCCGCACCGGAGTGGTCGTCAACACAGCATgtcaacaaccagacctccTGTTACTAGAAGGCGCGCTGGAAGCTTCCCGAATGAGATAGAAACAACAATCATCGATCCTCATGGGCTAGCATCTGTTAGGGAGTCACTcacctcctcttcttccaactctaCCGTGAAAGATGGAGATAGGGCTACTAGAAAggacaaggcaaagacaaggCATTTaccgccaccaccgcccaGCCCGCCACCGAGAAAATCTTCCCAGAAGTTCCGAAAACCGAAAGAAAGCAGCGAGGATTccaagttgtcaaagtccCAAGGTTCTGAGCAAAGAGAGAGCCCCGGGCAATCCAAGCCGCGAAGCCCAAGCCGCTCTGATCGATCGTCCCCGCTTCAGAATGGGCCGCCGGCTCGCCCGAGTCGGCACAACACCCCAGACATGAAATCACAGCTGTTTAGTCCTGTTCCCGTTATACAGAGCAACCTGATATCTACTATTCGGACACCGGAAGGGCGCGGAAACGGTCCCTTGATCAGCACTTCTCTTCCAGGGTCCACAACGTCTCTACCACACGTCCGACAGAATGCGTCGGCATCAAACCTCTCCCTTGGCCACGAAAGCTTTTCTACATCCTCACTATCCCGGTCCAGCCTTGATAAAGGACCCACTACTTTGAGTGAACCAAATTTGTCCGCCCAGCCAACACAGTCGAGTTCAAGATCGTCCTCGCGAAGTAGATTTCCATTCTTTAGCAGAAAGAAGGCTACTTCTAACACACCAAAGCAGGATGAACACatcgaaaagaagaaactcACCCGGAAGGGTCCCGTGGCGGGGACTGGACATGAGGGCTATGGCCGAGTCGGTGCTGTCCGAAGGCGTAGCGGGAGTGGTTCTGCCTTACCACGCAGCGTCACAGACCCTGTCTCGTCCTACGACAGCTTAACAAGTGCAGATTCGTTCTTGACTGATCGAATGAACCCAGTCATAATTTCTGGTGGCGAGGTCATCGAAAACAGAAATGCCAGCGCAGAGCTCTCTCGTTCGGAGACCAATCAGAGCCTGCCAGGTCGTCCCAGCATAGAGTCGAAAGTTTCTTCTGAGGGGTCTTCAACATCCCGCAACGAGTCCAAGTCAGGGCTTCGGCCGTCTGCACTACCTCGGGACCAAACCTCCAGCCCTCGTCGACCCTCTGATAGCAGTGGCTCTGATGAAGTTGGTATGGAATCAACCCTAGCGTTTAGACGCTCGGTGCAGCGACTCCGATCGTCGCCTGATAGTCCCTTGCGACTTCCGCAACCAATTAAAACCACTCGGCATGGGTCTCCATCGCCGCTTACGAGTGTTGATACCAGTCTTCTATCAGATGAATCACAGGTGGATCTGCCGCGAGAAGTATCACAAGACACAACCGGTCTACATCCCGCCCCCAAAAAGCTCAAGAAAAAACCAAAGTCGCCACGGAAATGGAATTTGTTCAGCAGGTCACAGAGTCAGCCGAATACCAAAAAGAGCCAAGATAGCGATCAAGTTCAAGCTACCGTCAAAGCGGTGGACAAACGACCTGTGGCTTTCTACACAATTATGGACAATCCTGAGCAGGATGACAGCGGGCCCTTAGACATCCAAGAAGTTCTCCGACAAGCAGACGTGTACGGTCAGATGCCAGACAGGGAACCTGATGAGTATATGTATCCGTCGATGAATTCCTCAAGGTATCTTGTGGTGGACTCTCCACCTCAGCAGTCGTGGCAGGCATCCTCGGATACCCACTCAGTCACAACGATTGCTTCGTCATCCGCAGCAGATGTCCCTTCCCAAACAGTCACGAGCGATCTGACCAACAGCACGAGACCTATTCGTCTTCAGCAAGTCGGCCGCATTCCCCAAGTCATCAAACAGCGTACCGAGAACCCGTCCCCTCAAAGCTTCTCTCGCCCATTCCGAGCTAGCCTGCAGCTTCCAGCAAAGACCGCAACAGAAATATATGACCCGGAGTCTATTGCCACTGGCCCAACGCCGCCCAAGTCCACAACGCCAGTTCCAGAACTAATTGGAGAAGGCTCGACTTTGGAAAGTGGGACTAATATGTCTTCATCCCGCAACTCGATCTCGAAGGTATCACCAGAAATCGGCCAGTCCGGTCGGGAGTTTCTGTCTTTTTCTCCGCGTAAGAACTCTACCGGCACAATTTACACCAGTTCCAGCAGTTCTGGCGGCGCAAATCCGTTTTCCACAGCCACGGCGGTTATCCCAAGGCCAGAGGACCCCCCAGCCGAGGATGAAATATGGGATGAATACGATGACCTACTCGGTGATGAAGCTACGAAGGGACGCCAGTCTGCTACATCCTCGAAAGGTATTCCCTTTCACCTGGAAACCTACCAACAGAGGTTGGCaagagagaaagagctgGATTCCCCTACCGTTGCGGTTGATAGTCGAAAGGAATCGACATATTCAAGGGCACCTACACACTCCAGCTCTTATAGTGCAGACATGACAGAACGAATCCGTACCGCTTTCCAACCCAAACCGAGTCCTACGACCTTGGGTCCACTGGTTACCCAAGTCGCGGAAACCGGAGCTTCATCTAGCACGTCAGTCGGTCAAAAAGAGACAACTGGAGATAGACGGAATAGCTCATCTTCTTGTCATACTACATTCTCTGACTGTAGCTCATGCTCATCAAATGATGGGTCTCCGTTGGCTCAAGTCAACCTTCGTGTTGGATCCATGACGGTCAGCAAGTGGCTCACTTTCGGACACGTTCTATTCAGCGACATCCGCCACGATCTTGCTCCAGTCAAGACCTCCTTAAGTCGCCACTCTATTCTTGTCATTGATGGCCTGGGAAATGACGATTGGTCTTTCTATGCTGCCGAGACGTACCCAGCTACCTCTTTCTTCAATCTTTCGCCCCGGGCACCACTTCCTGCTGAACTTAAGAATTCCCCGTCGGGGTTCCCCTTGAGTCCCGCGAATCACCACCAAGTGCAATACGCCTCTCACTTGGACAAGTTTCCATTTGCACCGCAAAGCTTTGATGCTGTTGTATATCGATTCCCAACGGCAGCATCGGAGGCTCATTATCGAAACATTTTGAGCGAGGCCCGGCGCGTACTTCGACCGGACGGGTACATAGAGCTTTCGATTCTGGACTCTGACCTTAATAATATGGGCAATCGCGGCCGACGTACTATTCGACAGTTGAAGGAACGCATTCAGGAAAAGAAGCCGGATACGACTTTTGCATCCACAGCCGACTTGATTGTGCGCCTGTTGGGGAAAACTGGTTTTGCAAATATCAAGGCTGCTCGAGTCGGGGTGCCTGTTGCCAGCTCAATCACGAGATCCAGCAGTCACGAGTCAAAGAGAAGtgacaaaaagaaagatcCCCCAAGTTTGGCGGAGATGATGAGTGACAATAGCCCGTTGGCAGACCAGAACATTACGAAGATTGTCACTCGCGTTGGCCGCTGGTGGTACACTCGTTGTTACGAGAGTGCCTTCGGTTCTGGACCCAACGACAGCATTTGGAATGATAAGGCACTTCTTTCTGAATGCGAACAAGCCGGCACTAGCCTGAAGCTCATGGTATGCTGTGCAAGGGCGCCAGAACGCATCACCAGCTTCTGA
- a CDS encoding tRNA (adenine-N(1)-)-methyltransferase (similar to Metarhizium acridum CQMa 102 XP_007815177.1) → MHCANYRPLCCCSKTANTIWRRTFSSNRKILEHDVLFLRQQGRKYPKWHLTAPLRADSHVKLSYGASIPAADLIGKNILDAVHDNKGHRVVLQEPTLSSYIVHSERHATPIYPHDANTIVALLDLNPSRPGEDEEGEDETPPFEIFEAGTGMGSLTLHIARAIHAANPPLPSTLRRAICEAKFRPQSNPSLTRVDLEQEAETALNDYRASRRAILHTLDQRPKHTHAAYKLIRNFRRAQYLPSIDFHVGSVEEHLSGRLAESGGKPFLSRAVLDLPSAHENAQRVIESLLPNGILILFKPSISQIAEFQRWFAETSQPLRLEKVLELPVSTTSDGVHDAGGGRHWDVKMVVPKASQGEDRKPVQVMRPKVGDRIAGGGFVAVLRKWPVDQQPAEQEVETEQDERENEQRVQ, encoded by the exons ATGCATTGCGCCAATTACCGACCATTGTGCTGTTGCTCAAAGACGGCAAACACCATTTGGCGCAGAACGTTTTCCTCTAACCGCAAGATACTGG AGCACGACGTTCTTTTCCTTCGACAGCAAGGCCGCAAATATCCAAAATGGCACTTGACAGCACCCCTTCGCGCTGACAGTCATGTCAAGCTCTCATATGGCGCTTCAATTCCCGCCGCAGACTTGATTGGGAAGAACATTCTCGATGCTGTACATGACAACAAGGGTCACCGCGTCGTGCTCCAGGAACCAACCCTTTCGAGCTACATTGTCCATAGCGAGCGACATGCGACGCCAATCTACCCCCACGATGCAAACACGATTGTTGCCTTGCTGGATTTAAATCCGTCGCGACCaggagaggatgaagagggcgaagacgaaacaccaccattcgAGATATTCGAAGCTGGCACGGGAATGGGCAGCCTGACACTTCATATTGCTCGGGCTATCCATGCGGCCAATCCGCCGCTGCCTTCAACCCTACGTCGTGCAATTTGCGAGGCCAAGTTTCGACCACAGAGCAACCCGTCTTTGACACGGGTTGATCTTGAACAGGAAGCCGAGACAGCGTTGAATGACTACCGAGCATCACGGCGAGCCATTCTCCATACATTGGATCAGAGACCGAAACATACGCATGCTGCCTACAAGCTCATTCGTAACTTTCGACGAGCGCAGTACCTACCTTCAATAGACTTTCACGTTGGCAGTGTCGAAGAACATCTATCGGGTCGACTGGCCGAATCGGGCGGAAAACCCTTTTTATCCCGCGCGGTCCTGGATCTCCCATCAGCACACGAGAATGCACAGCGTGTGATTGAATCGTTGTTGCCAAATGGAATTCTCATTCTGTTCAAGCCATCCATTAGCCAAATCGCCGAGTTTCAAAGGTGGTTTGCTGAAACAAGCCAACCACTCCGATTGGAAAAAGTTCTCGAACTGCCCGTTTCTACTACCTCTGATGGCGTTCACGACGCTGGCGGTGGTAGGCACTGGGACGTGAAGATGGTGGTACCCAAGGCATCGCAGGGCGAGGATAGGAAGCCTGTCCAGGTTATGCGCCCCAAAGTCGGTGACCGCATTGCAGGCGGAGGATTTGTCGCTGTCTTGCGCAAATGGCCTGTTGATCAGCAACCGGCCGAGCAGGAAGTAGAGACGGAACAGGACGAGAGGGAAAATGAACAAAGAGTCCAGTGA
- a CDS encoding cycloheximide resistance protein (similar to Arthroderma otae CBS 113480 XP_002843367.1), which produces MTSEGTASQASGATLPVQQDLGTADVERTAEAQKSTSIAPDPDIVDFDGPNDQDNPMNWSSSKKAAAIGMVTLMTLFSPIGSTISSAAAEDIMLHFKSTSETLLAFVTTVYLLGYVCGPIIIAPLSEMYGRAILYKVSIVLFIIFNIACAVANSLELLIVFRLLAGIAGSCPITLGTGSIADMVPHEKRAGAMGAYVIGAVLGPSLGPIAGGYLTPAAGWRWAFWLMAITMSPLAIVVVLFMRESYPFVLLERKTERLRRQTGNMKLRSALDTGKTARELFSFSIFRPLKMLLLPIVFLLSLYTATVYSYLYLCFTTFPRVFGIQYGFGSGPSGLATLGMGIGSFFGVFFCGAVSDKLSAYLAEKHGGAVKPEYRLPTILIGGILIPIGLFWYGWTAEKRLHWILPIIGTGFLGAGMIITYMATTLYLVDAYTVYAASVTASNTIFRCLCAAFLPLAGPAMYDRLGVGWGTSLLGFIAVAFVPLPFFFYVYGQRIRETKRFKIEF; this is translated from the exons ATGACTTCTGAGGGAACGGCATCGCAAGCCTCCGGCGCAACATTACCGGTTCAACAGGATCTTGGCACCGCCGATGTTGAACGCACAGCTGAGGCACAAAAGTCCACTAGTATAGCCCCCGACCCGGATATCGTGGACTTTGATGGACCGAACGACCAGGATAATCCTATGAACTGGTCCTCaagcaaaaaggcagctgcCATTGGTATGGTGACGTTGATGACACTCTTTTC ACCAATCGGCTCGACAATTAGTTCCGCGGCCGCAGAAGATATCATGCTACACTTCAAATCCACCAGCGAGACGCTTTTGGCATTCGTGACAACAGTTTACCTATTGGGATACGTATGTGGTCCGATAATCATCGCTCCTCTATCTGAAATGTACGGCCGCGCCATCCTGTACAAGGTCTCCATCGTCCtattcatcatcttcaatatcgCTTGCGCTGTAGCGAACAGCCTCGAATTACTGATCGTTTTCCGATTACTCGCCGGCATCGCCGGTTCATGTCCAATAACACTAGGCACAGGTTCCATCGCCGACATGGTACCTCACGAGAAACGCGCGGGAGCCATGGGAGCGTATGTCATCGGCGCCGTCCTAGGACCTTCCCTCGGGCCCATTGCGGGCGGTTACCTGACTCCTGCGGCAGGCTGGCGCTGGGCATTCTGGCTGATGGCCATTACCATGTCGCCTCTTGCTATTGTGGTGGTCCTGTTCATGCGAGAGTCATATCCCTTTGTGTTGCTCGAGCGAAAGACGGAACGGCTGCGACGGCAAACGGGCAATATGAAGCTTCGCTCAGCGCTTGATACTGGTAAAACAGCGCGCGAGCTCTTTAGTTTCTCCATCTTTCGCCCGTTGAAGATGCTTCTGTTGCCTATTGTATTTTTACTGTCATTGTACACAGCGACAGTGTACAGTTACTTGTACCTATGCTTCACGACCTTCCCTCGAGTCTTTGGCATTCAGTACGGCTTTGGGAGCGGcccatctggtctggcgaCCCTTGGAATGGGAATAGGCTCCTTCTTTGGCGTCTTTTTCTGTGGCGCTGTGTCAGATAAGTTGTCTGCTTACTTGGCCGAGAAACACGGTGGTGCGGTCAAGCCAGAATATCGGCTTCCTACCATTCTGATCGGTGGGATTTTGATACCCATTGGGTTATTTTGGTATGGCTGGACGGCGGAGAAAAGGCTACACTGGATTTTGCCCATCATTGGAACAGGATTCCTAGGCGCTGGCATGATTATTACATAC ATGGCAACCACGCTGTATCTTGTCGACGCTTATACCGTTTATGCTGCTTCTGTGACTGCGTCGAATACTATTTTTCGCTGTCTGTGTGCGGCGTTTCTGCCGCTCGCCGGCCCTGCCATGTACGACAGGCTTGGAGTTGGTTGGGGGACATCGCTTCTCGGCTtcattgctgttgcttttgtaCCTCTACCGTTCTTCTTTTACGTGTATGGTCAAAGAATTCGGGAGACGAAGCGGTTCAAGATTGAGTTTTGA
- a CDS encoding DNA-binding SAP (similar to Metarhizium robertsii ARSEF 23 XP_007819494.1): MTDYNALKVPELKAMLGQRKLLQTGNKQALISRLQEDDAKDATGGEEAKPDASKEDEITYSDDEATASKPAAEKPAPAATESKPEEPAKEEAPATTDAAAEKTEAEPAQSFAIGLASTAADDEAKKRAERAKRFGIEEDDDAVRRADRAKRFGLDQTELASSLDSALPERPRKRGRGREADNSRPGKRQSLDRRGRHGRGPRQGGNKERGGTILDDAGERAKAEKRAARFAAA; encoded by the exons ATGACGGATTACAATGCGCTCAAGGTCCCGGAGCTGAAGGCCATGCTGGGCCAGAGAAAGCTCCTGCAGACTGGTAACAAGCAAGCCTTGATTTCGAGACTACAAGAGGATGACGCGAAGGATGCGactggtggtgaggaggcCAAGCCAG ACGCCTCCAAGGAAGATGAAATCACGTAcagcgatgacgaagccACGGCGTCCAAACCAGCCGCAGAGAAACCCGCCCCAGCTGCAACTGAATCAAAACCCGAAGAACccgccaaggaagaagctcCAGCGACCACAGATGCTGCCGCCGAAAAGACCGAGGCTGAACCCGCGCAGTCCTTCGCCATTGGTCTGGCATCCACTGCCGCCGACGATGAGGCTAAGAAGCGCGCAGAGCGGGCGAAGAGATTCGGTAttgaggaagacgacgatgcaGTGAGGCGCGCAGACCGTGCGAAACGCTTCGGTCTGGATCAGACGGAACTGGCATCAAGTCTCGACTCTGCACTCCCTGAGCGGCCACGAAAGCGCGGTCGTGGTCGCGAAGCCGACAATAGTCGCCCCGGAAAGCGACAGAGTCTTGATCGGAGGGGTCGCCATGGCAGGGGACCTCGCCAGGGAGGTAACAAGGAGCGCGGCGGAACCATTTTGGACGATGCCGGGGAGAGGGCAAAGGCCGAGAAGAGAGCCGCCAGATTTGCCGCTGCTTAA
- a CDS encoding clr5 domain-containing protein, with translation MFNIPPDKPRASDFNTDSYGFNNQGWAAFDFGQGTPSSDIAPGHNHDTRQSFNDVGGMEWAPTPSDVQSNYHHGHQGHQDHNGDTEMELEALGSAQHGGGVGRLVAHFENKGFNPFENKSFAPAPPLPPRPINTTVNNQSHHQAHHQDAQSPSISMNSFQASLSFDPLPYCGNGVSGGAGTSAFNPNRIASPVTSPGENWGSFTSLQRVTSPIATSPPAMSYESFHDSRVASPGLGSSTGQFGNLDDFMSVNRMQSPMAHSPMPNSHVASSPMMASPMAQTLSHQNATPVGGTPGFEIWRPPGTAAASSSNKMNPSPPNNFTTSASASNPFSTNGSTHNTISPNNHNNQSNTNSAGFFKPPVPTTPKPNISVGNQFILELNPTAKAKGKAPAKPPRPRVPPPVPTPFAAEVKQEPATPKPSEMPAISSSTPAPLTPSIPLSDQKPGSISLRGQAGTRPSREQVPAEAWEQFKGTIRSLYLEERKPLKEVMSIMAEKYNFQATPKMYKTRFSQWGFVKNNTEEEVKRLLSMKFQRDAEGKVSEFVRNGRVVNLGTYLKRKGVTEYDLVDFELSADLPAHVRCRTPTPPPAPGYLRSPDLLRAQELVVGNMRKAFLHCRQFEVETDARIGWPITMVWGAGSSDLLLEANFYFEARDADQGGDFLMKAFKQLELDLKKLSPLGINELLLGMVHRDPGMMTALCKYLAAYSSTNFERSHPLRQIFACLYEVQQKHGSTTVSELLWGSIPTIAEELEAIYSRRHPYVARTWVDLALFYNHINAERLEKLVSELRLQQRQVEQRYGLNSADALTLRYSILQLLYVINPQSDMTRHAAHDMWNNLKSMGVVFGLRDAKPNVFCYHSPVKVDPWTKRCRRRYDSGVAILEEHVGVRIQPYFEEDFHHAVHVPDAQEAWSSALDHMGSAKYAFL, from the exons ATGTTCAATATCCCTCCAGACAAGCCGAGGGCTTCTGACTTCAACACAGACTCCTATGGATTCAATAACCAAGGATGGGCAGCTTTCGATTTCGGCCAAGGCACGCCCTCGTCGGATATCGCGCCAGGGCACAACCACGATACTCGCCAGTCATTCAATGATGTTGGAGGAATGGAATGGGCCCCAACGCCGTCCGATGTTCAATCCAACtatcaccatggccaccaaggaCACCAAGACCACAACGGCGACACTGAGATGGAACTTGAAGCCCTAGGCTCAGCTCAACATGGCGGAGGTGTCGGGCGTTTAGTCGCTCATTTCGAAAACAAGGGATTCAATCCATTCGAGAACAAGTCTTTCGCGCCGGCACCACCTCTTCCGCCCCGACCTATCAACACCACGGTGAACaatcaaagccatcatcagGCACATCACCAGGATGCGCAGAGTCCGTCAATTAGCATGAACAGTTTTCAGGCCAGCCTTAGTTTCGATCCTTTGCCATATTGCGGAAATGGTGTcagtggtggtgctggtacCTCGGCCTTCAACCCAAACAGAATTGCAAGCCCAGTTACCAGTCCCGGGGAGAATTGGGGATCTTTTACCTCGCTGCAAAGGGTAACAAGCCCCATAGCTACCAGCCCGCCTGCGATGTCATACGAGAGTTTCCACGACAGCAGAGTAGCGAGTCCAGGTTTGGGGTCCTCCACCGGGCAATTCGGGAACTTGGATGACTTCATGTCTGTAAATCGTATGCAGAGCCCCATGGCGCATTCGCCAATGCCCAATTCACATGTGGCATCCTCTCCTATGATGGCATCGCCAATGGCCCAGACTCTTTCGCATCAGAATGCAACCCCCGTTGGCGGTACTCCTGGCTTTGAGATATGGCGCCCTCCTGGAACCGCTgcagcctcctcttccaaCAAAATGAACCCATCTCCACCTAACAACTTCACTACGTCTGCTTCCGCCAGCAACCCTTTCAGCACCAACGGCAGTACTCATAACACCATTTCtcccaacaaccacaacaaccagAGCAATACTAACAGCGCTGGATTCTTCAAACCCCCTGTACCAACAACCCCCAAACCTAATATCAGTGTTGGCAATCAATTCATTTTAGAATTGAACCCGACCGCCAAGGCAAAGGGAAAGGCGCCGGCGAAACCGCCTCGTCCTCGTGTACCTCCCCCAGTTCCGACTCCCTTTGCAGCGGAGGTCAAACAAGAACCGGCGACACCCAAACCATCTGAAATGCCCGCAATATCATCCTCCACACCAGCTCCGCTAACACCATCAATACCTTTATCG GATCAAAAGCCTGGATCGATTTCTCTTCGAGGCCAAGCTGGAACTCGACCGTCACGGGAACAGGTTCCTGCTGAGGCTTGGGAGCAGTTTAAAGGAACAATCCGGTCGTTGTATCTGGAGGAGAGAAAACCATTGAAGGAAGTCATGTCTATCATGGCAGAGAAATATAACTTCCAAGCAAC GCCAAAAATGTACAAGACTAGATTCTCTCAGTGGGGGTTCGTCAAGAACAAtactgaggaagaagtcaagagGCTGCTGTCCATGAAATTTCAGCGTGATGCAGAGGGCAAGGTGTCTGAATTTGTTCGCAATGGCAGAGTCGTGAATCTCGGCACTTACCTGAAGAGAAAAGGCGTAACTGAGTATGACCTGGTTGATTTTGAGCTGTCTGCCGATCTTCCAGCGCATGTACGATGTCGAACCCCAACGCCACCGCCGGCGCCTGGATACCTCCGATCTCCCGACCTGCTTCGCGCGCAGGAGCTTGTTGTCGGCAACATGAGAAAAGCGTTTTTGCATTGTCGCCAATTCGAAGTCGAGACCGATGCTCGCATCGGCTGGCCCATCACTATGGTATGGGGCGCTGGGTCCAGTGATTTGCTCTTGGAAGCCAACTTTTACTTCGAAGCACGAGACGCAGACCAGGGCGGCGACTTTTTAATGAAAGCTTTCAAGCAGCTCGAGCTtgacttgaagaagctctctCCATTAGGAATCAACGAGCTTCTGCTCGGCATGGTACATCGAGATCCTGGCATGATGACTGCACTCTGCAAATATCTGGCCGCATATTCCTCAACTAATTTTGAGCGATCGCATCCTCTCCGGCAAATATTCGCTTGCTTGTACGAGGTTCAGCAGAAGCATGGTTCAACGACAGTGTCAGAATTACTATGGGGAAGCATACCGACGATTGCAGAGGAATTAGAAGCGATCTACAGCCGCCGTCACCCCTATGTCGCGAGGACCTGGGTAGATCTTGCCCTGTTTTATAATCATATCAATGCTGAACGCCTCGAAAAACTGGTCTCTGAACTGCGACTCCAGCAGCGGCAAGTTGAGCAAAGGTACGGCTTGAACAGCGCCGACGCCCTCACCCTGCGATACTCAATTCTGCAGTTGCTGTATGTGATAAATCCTCAGTCAGACATGACTAGGCACGCCGCACACGACATGTGGAATAATCTGAAGAGCATGGGTGTGGTATTTGGACTTCGAGACGCGAAACCAAATGTCTTTTGCTACCACAGCCCGGTCAAAGTGGACCCTTGGACCAAGAGATGCCGGCGACGATACGATTCTGGTGTTGCTATTTTGGAAGAGCATGTCGGTGTCAGGATTCAGCCATACTTCGAAGAGGACTTCCACCATGCTGTGCATGTTCCTGACGCCCAAGAGGCATGGTCTTCGGCTCTGGATCATATGGGGTCGGCTAAATACGCGTTTCTCTGA